In the genome of candidate division Zixibacteria bacterium HGW-Zixibacteria-1, the window TTCAATCTCGGTATTTTTAAGAACGAGGATTTCCAAATGACAGTGCAGGAAGGATGCCGATTAAATAATCAGGCCCTTAAGAAATTCTTTATTAACTGGGAGAAATACCTGACCAGGATAGAATTCCGCGATAGCCTGGAAAAGCAGATAAATTCATTGCGCTATTATTTTATGAACAGAACCGCCTTTCCGGAATATTATCTTTTTAAGGCAGGGTAGCGCTATGCACTATATTGTGACTTACGATATTGCGGATAATAAGACGCGTCTTAAAACCTCGAAAATCCTCGATGATTACGGAGACCGTGTTCAGGAATCTGTTTTTGAATTGCCCAATCTGGATGTTAAAATATGGAATAAATGTCTGAATCGACTGGAAAAACAGGTTATTCTGGGTGATGGCGATTCCATACGTATTTATATATTATGTGAGGGGTGTCGGCAGAGAACCATTGTTCTTGGAATCGGGGTCAAGCCGTTTGATGATCCTGATGTTATTGTTATATAGGCATTTGGAAACCTGCGAACGGCTGTAAAAGTGCGCAGATTCACAGTTTTTATATCCTGTTCTTTGACAATTAAATACATTAATTATAGCATAGCGGGAAAGCGATTGGAAGACGGCAAATTCAGCGGTTTACAGAATTATGATGATAAGGCAATATAATATAATCATTTATATGAGGCTTAGTTAGAAACCTCTCCCTGATGAATAAGGGATTAAGACAATCCGATTTGGCATCTAGTACTCACTTTAATTCTCCTTGTTAGAAACCTCTCCCTGATGAATAAGGGATTAAGACGCGTTCACAACTTCTATCAATAACGCCACCGCCTCATCGCGGTTAGAAACCTCTCCCTGATGAATAAGGGATTAAGACATTAATTTCCCAATTACGAGATATATAAACGTCTATATTACA includes:
- the cas2 gene encoding CRISPR-associated endonuclease Cas2 gives rise to the protein MHYIVTYDIADNKTRLKTSKILDDYGDRVQESVFELPNLDVKIWNKCLNRLEKQVILGDGDSIRIYILCEGCRQRTIVLGIGVKPFDDPDVIVI